The Zingiber officinale cultivar Zhangliang chromosome 10A, Zo_v1.1, whole genome shotgun sequence genome contains a region encoding:
- the LOC122028263 gene encoding NAC domain-containing protein 21/22-like isoform X1 translates to MSSLSMMEARLPPGFRFHPRDDELICDYLGNKVKGEAARNHGVYGYPVIVDVDLNKCEPWDLPEVACVAGKEWYFFNVKDRKYATGQRTNRATKSGYWKATGKDRQVNRKGVLVGMRKTLVFYEGRAPKGSKTDWVMHEFRMDESPSPSKFSFKEDWVLCRVSFKSRSVMMKTDIEKYKDDTSSSSLPPLKDAYISFDHALRGLEGYEQVPCFSNLYSDSAAAHPMATTDPDHTDKKLVKNSLNQFTSILEGYSKHDQQPPNMSQENLESYLRENGGCYMWNPF, encoded by the exons ATGAGCTCCTTGAGTATGATGGAGGCCAGGCTGCCTCCAGGTTTCCGATTCCACCCGCGAGACGACGAGCTAATCTGCGACTACCTTGGGAACAAAGTGAAGGGGGAAGCAGCTAGGAACCATGGCGTCTACGGCTACCCAGTGATCGTCGACGTCGATCTCAACAAGTGCGAACCGTGGGACCTTCCCG AAGTGGCATGTGTTGCGGGTAAGGAGTGGTATTTCTTCAACGTCAAAGACCGCAAGTACGCGACCGGGCAGCGAACAAACCGAGCCACCAAGTCGGGCTACTGGAAGGCCACCGGGAAAGACCGGCAGGTGAACCGAAAGGGTGTGCTTGTCGGAATGAGGAAAACTTTGGTGTTCTACGAAGGCAGGGCCCCGAAGGGCAGTAAGACTGATTGGGTCATGCATGAATTTCGCATGGACGAATCCCCTAGCCCATCCAAATTCTCCTTCAAG GAAGACTGGGTTTTGTGCAGGGTATCCTTCAAGAGCAGATCAGTGATGATGAAGACCGACATTGAGAAATACAAAGATGATACAAGCTCTTCCTCCTTGCCTCCCCTCAAAGATGCCTACATATCCTTCGATCACGCTCTGCGTGGCTTAGAGGGGTATGAGCAAGTGCCCTGCTTCTCCAACCTCTACTCTGACAGTGCTGCAGCTCATCCTATGGCCACAACAGACCCAGATCACACCGATAAGAAGCTCGTCAAGAACTCCTTGAACCAGTTCACCTCAATATTGGAAGGGTATTCCAAACATGATCAGCAACCACCGAATATGAGTCAAGAAAACTTGGAGAGCTACTTGAGAGAAAATGGAGGTTGCTATATGTGGAATCCCTTTTGA
- the LOC122028263 gene encoding NAC domain-containing protein 21/22-like isoform X2, translating into MSSLSMMEARLPPGFRFHPRDDELICDYLGNKVKGEAARNHGVYGYPVIVDVDLNKCEPWDLPVACVAGKEWYFFNVKDRKYATGQRTNRATKSGYWKATGKDRQVNRKGVLVGMRKTLVFYEGRAPKGSKTDWVMHEFRMDESPSPSKFSFKEDWVLCRVSFKSRSVMMKTDIEKYKDDTSSSSLPPLKDAYISFDHALRGLEGYEQVPCFSNLYSDSAAAHPMATTDPDHTDKKLVKNSLNQFTSILEGYSKHDQQPPNMSQENLESYLRENGGCYMWNPF; encoded by the exons ATGAGCTCCTTGAGTATGATGGAGGCCAGGCTGCCTCCAGGTTTCCGATTCCACCCGCGAGACGACGAGCTAATCTGCGACTACCTTGGGAACAAAGTGAAGGGGGAAGCAGCTAGGAACCATGGCGTCTACGGCTACCCAGTGATCGTCGACGTCGATCTCAACAAGTGCGAACCGTGGGACCTTCCCG TGGCATGTGTTGCGGGTAAGGAGTGGTATTTCTTCAACGTCAAAGACCGCAAGTACGCGACCGGGCAGCGAACAAACCGAGCCACCAAGTCGGGCTACTGGAAGGCCACCGGGAAAGACCGGCAGGTGAACCGAAAGGGTGTGCTTGTCGGAATGAGGAAAACTTTGGTGTTCTACGAAGGCAGGGCCCCGAAGGGCAGTAAGACTGATTGGGTCATGCATGAATTTCGCATGGACGAATCCCCTAGCCCATCCAAATTCTCCTTCAAG GAAGACTGGGTTTTGTGCAGGGTATCCTTCAAGAGCAGATCAGTGATGATGAAGACCGACATTGAGAAATACAAAGATGATACAAGCTCTTCCTCCTTGCCTCCCCTCAAAGATGCCTACATATCCTTCGATCACGCTCTGCGTGGCTTAGAGGGGTATGAGCAAGTGCCCTGCTTCTCCAACCTCTACTCTGACAGTGCTGCAGCTCATCCTATGGCCACAACAGACCCAGATCACACCGATAAGAAGCTCGTCAAGAACTCCTTGAACCAGTTCACCTCAATATTGGAAGGGTATTCCAAACATGATCAGCAACCACCGAATATGAGTCAAGAAAACTTGGAGAGCTACTTGAGAGAAAATGGAGGTTGCTATATGTGGAATCCCTTTTGA